The proteins below come from a single Seriola aureovittata isolate HTS-2021-v1 ecotype China chromosome 23, ASM2101889v1, whole genome shotgun sequence genomic window:
- the mus81 gene encoding crossover junction endonuclease MUS81 has translation MPASEPVRLGRKRALPSCPNPLFLKWLTELRDEAKEKGLKIQYTYQKAISSLNKYPLPLQNAKEAKILQNFGDGICKILDEKLQRHLREKGPDAPIHSLPKGAPPPGRPDNNSLAPSRQKNAAGDRGKDKGGGGGGRKKKREYMPQKRSGGYAVLLTLYRQSQIPGSKGYMFKLELQDEAQLLCDKSFSVPDLGSKYTAWSSVSTLIQRNLVIKTHNPARYSLTEEGLSLAERLESAEQGTKDKPVSEGGEEVEEDEEGGPGVVDLTGSDDEVEEEEKKEEERIQSTERPTCVSQPGRELDVVGLDSQATSRKANGGCLLPGTYEIILCVDFIETTGGSHHRKQELVKELQRNGVHFDVRKLNVGDFLWVAREKVAPVPGQLRAPAGRELVLDYIIERKRMDDLCGSIIDGRFREQKFRLKRCGLRRPVYLVEECGTAASHLSLPEATLQQAIVNTQVVDGFFVKRVQDVRESAAYLTVITRYLTKLYQNRSLICRSRQLQGDEESDEEERGIPSCALISFAEFNYGAVKNKCQTVREVFARQLMQISGLSGDKAAAILEQYSTPHSLLAAYEKCASEAEKEKLLSSIRYGKLKRNLGPALSRTVYQLYCTQGALS, from the exons ATGCCAGCTTCGGAGCCGGTCCGGTTGGGTCGGAAACGCGCCCTGCCCTCCTGCCCGAACCCGCTGTTCCTGAAGTGGCTCACCGAGCTCCGGGACGAGGCGAAAGAGAAGGGGCTGAAGATCCAGTACACCTATCAAAAG GCCATCAGCTCTTTGAACAAGTATCCACTACCGCTACAAAACGCCAAAGAGGCAAAGATCCTCCAAAACTTTGGAGACGGGATCTGTAAGATTCTGGATGAAAAACTGCAACGACACCTCAGAGAAAAGG GTCCAGACGCTCCTATTCACTCGCTCCCTAAAGGAGCGCCCCCTCCTGGCAGACCAGACAACAACAGCCTGGCTCCATCCAGACAG AAGAATGCTGCAGGGGATCGTGGGAAggacaaaggaggaggaggaggagggaggaagaagaagagggagtaCATGCCTCAGAAAAGGTCTGGGGGTTATGCTGTACTGCTCACCCTTTACAGACAGTCACAG ATTCCGGGTAGTAAAGGTTACATGTTTAAGCTGGAACTACAAGATGAAGCTCAGCTTCTCTGTGACAAATCTTTTAGTGTG CCAGATCTGGGCAGTAAGTACACGGCCTGGTCTTCAGTCAGCACTCTGATCCAGAGGAACCTGGTGATCAAGACGCACAATCCTGCCAG gtATTCTCTGACTGAAGAGGGTCTGTCTTTGGCTGAGCGGCTGGAGTCGGCAGAGCAAGGGACTAAAGACAAGCCAGTGAGCGaagggggggaggaggtggaggaggacgaggagggcGGTCCTGGGGTTGTGGATCTTACTGGCAGCGATGatgaagtagaagaagaagaaaagaaggaggaggagagaatcCA ATCCACAGAGAGGCCGACCTGCGTCTCCCAGCCAGGGAGGGAGTTGGATGTGGTGGGTTTGGATTCACAGGCGACAAGCAGAAAGGCGAATGGAGGATGTCTTCTCCCTGGAACCTATGAAATTATACTGTGTGTTGACTTCATCGAGACCACTGG CGGCAGCCACCACCGTAAGCAGGAGCTGGTCaaagagctccagagaaacgGAGTGCACTTCGATGTCAGGAAACTAAATGTCGGAGACTTCCTGTGGGTGGCTCGGGAAAAGGTGGCACCTGTTCCAG GTCAGCTGCGAGCCCCCGCGGGCAGGGAGCTGGTCCTCGATTACATCAtcgagaggaagaggatggacGACCTGTGTGGCAGCATCATCGATGGACGCTTCAGGGAACAGAAG TTTCGATTGAAGAGGTGTGGTCTTCGTCGGCCCGTCTACCTGGTAGAGGAGTGTGGGACGGCCGCCTCCCACCTGAGTTTACCTGAAGCCACTCTGCAGCAGGCCATCGTCAACACACAG gtggTTGACGGCTTCTTTGTGAAGAGGGTCCAGGATGTGAGGGAATCTGCCGCCTACCTCACTGTCATAACTCGATACCTGACTAAACTGTACCAg AACCGTTCGCTGATCTGTCGCTCCAGACAGCTGCAGGGTGATGAAgagagtgatgaagaggagagagggatcCCCTCCTGCGCTCTCATTTCTTTTGCAGAGTTCAACTATGGTGCAGTCAaaaacaag tgtcagacagtgagagaaGTGTTCGCCCGACAGCTGATGCAGATCAGCGGTTTGTCTGGAGACAAGGCAGCCGCCATACTGGAGCAATACAGCACTCCACACAG TCTTCTGGCCGCCTACGAAAAGTGTGCAAGcgaagcagagaaagagaaactcCTCTCTTCCATCCGATACGGGAAGCTGAAAAG aaaccTGGGCCCAGCTCTGAGCAGAACAGTTTATCAGCTGTACTGTACACAAGGAGCACTGTCATAA
- the ovol1a gene encoding putative transcription factor Ovo-like 1a, which translates to MPRAFLVKKANVSPGKRNWSELPDHERGDVYIPVSIFPPSVLMMEAEASPAESTPLCLTKHSVSDVRTHAELPSSTVLGRPQSPAASPEEKSEVRRRSQGGSTYIRSKIKVTTGELPPSPSPLPLPLPLPPIPALPSLTPPAAVMPIALTTTTTTPAPLEPVPMVTRSVGQGQSLSTGATAPFICQVCQKTFQYQRMLNRHIKCHNETKRHLCPFCGKGFNDTFDLKRHVRTHTGVRPYKCSLCEKAFTQRCSLESHMKKIHSVNVKYAYKERRNKLYVCEECGHTAGAQDELAIHLHSLHPDSALLKGKAARRAGGGGGGGKEGQSVGGSMPGSPQGADSDDTTGSAGQ; encoded by the exons ATGCCGCGGGCCTTCTTGGTGAAAAAGGCGAATGTTTCGCCGGGTAAGCGGAACTGGAGCGAGCTCCCGGATCATGAACGAGGAGACGTCTACATCCCAG tGTCCATCTTCCCTCCGTCCGTCCTGATGATGGAGGCTGAAGCCAGCCCCGCCGAGTCCACGCCGCTCTGCCTCACCAAACACTCTGTGTCCGACGTGCGGACCCACGCCGAGCTGCCGTCCAGCACGGTGCTGGGCCGACCGCAGAGCCCCGCGGCTTCACCGGAGGAGAAGTCAGAGGTCAGGAGGAGGTCGCAGGGCGGCTCCACGTACATCCGGTCCAAAATCAAG GTGACTACAGGCGAGTTACCCCCcagtccctctcctctccctctccctctacCTCTTCCTCCCATTCCCGCCCTGCCATCCTTGACCCCACCCGCCGCCGTGATGCCAATTGCCTTGACGACAACGACGACAACCCCTGCCCCCCTGGAGCCGGTCCCCATGGTGACCAGATCAGTAGGTCAAGGTCAAAGCTTGTCGACGGGTGCTACAGCGCCGTTTATATGTCAG GTTTGCCAGAAGACATTCCAGTACCAGCGGATGTTAAACAGACACATCAAGTGTCACAACGAGACCAAGAGACACCTGTGCCCCTTCTGCGGCAAAGGCTTCAACGACACCTTTGACCTCAAGAGACACGTGCGCACACATACAG GGGTCCGTCCGTACAAGTGCAGCCTGTGCGAGAAGGCCTTCACCCAGCGCTGCTCCCTGGAGTCCCACATGAAGAAGATCCACAGCGTCAACGTGAAGTACGCCTACAAGGAGCGGCGCAACAAGCTGTACGTCTGCGAGGAGTGCGGCCACACGGCGGGAGCTCAGGACGAGCTGGCGATCCACCTCCACTCGCTTCACCCCGACAGCGCCCTGTTGAAGGGGAAGGCTGCGCGgagagcgggaggaggaggaggaggcggcaaAGAGGGACAGTCAGTCGGAGGATCCATGCCAGGTTCTCCCCAAGGAGCTGATAGCGATGACACCACCGGATCTGCAGGGCagtag